One part of the Caproiciproducens sp. CPB-2 genome encodes these proteins:
- a CDS encoding RnfABCDGE type electron transport complex subunit D encodes MAEKLIVSSSPHIRSGVTTRKIMLDVIIALTPAAIASVIIFGFKALVLILCSVASCVLSEYVCRKVMKRENTIGDLSAVVTGILLAFNVPVGVSPFIVIFGGIAAIVVVKQMFGGIGQNFVNPALTARIILMSSFPAQMSSWNAPFYYLHSTDAMTTASPLGILKEGASGTMPTLLNMLVGVRAGCLGETCAVALILGGIYLVVRGFISPAIPLCYIGSVAVISLIAGRNVLFDLLAGGLLLGAIFMATDYATSPINLKGKIVFAVGAGVITMLIRIFGQLPEGVSFSIILMNLLVPHIERLTRPRAFGKERVKVED; translated from the coding sequence ATGGCAGAGAAATTGATCGTATCGTCTTCTCCCCATATCAGAAGCGGCGTGACGACCCGCAAAATCATGCTGGACGTCATCATTGCGCTGACTCCGGCGGCAATCGCTTCCGTGATTATCTTTGGATTCAAGGCCCTCGTGCTGATCCTTTGTTCCGTTGCTTCCTGCGTCCTCAGCGAATATGTCTGCAGAAAGGTCATGAAGCGTGAAAACACCATCGGCGACCTGAGCGCCGTAGTAACCGGAATCCTCCTTGCATTTAACGTACCCGTGGGCGTCAGCCCGTTCATTGTCATCTTCGGCGGAATTGCCGCCATTGTGGTGGTAAAGCAGATGTTCGGCGGAATCGGACAGAACTTTGTGAACCCGGCGCTGACCGCGCGCATTATCCTGATGTCCTCCTTCCCCGCCCAGATGAGCAGCTGGAACGCCCCGTTTTATTATCTGCACAGCACCGACGCGATGACCACCGCTTCCCCGCTCGGCATCTTGAAGGAGGGCGCAAGCGGCACCATGCCGACGCTGCTCAATATGCTGGTCGGCGTCCGCGCGGGATGTCTTGGGGAAACCTGCGCGGTGGCGCTGATTCTCGGCGGTATCTATCTGGTGGTGCGCGGGTTCATCAGCCCCGCCATCCCGCTGTGCTATATCGGCTCCGTCGCCGTGATCTCCCTGATTGCGGGAAGGAACGTTCTGTTCGACCTGCTCGCGGGCGGCCTGCTGCTCGGCGCCATCTTCATGGCGACCGATTACGCTACCTCCCCGATCAACCTGAAGGGCAAGATCGTCTTCGCCGTCGGCGCGGGCGTCATCACCATGCTGATCCGTATTTTTGGCCAGCTTCCGGAAGGCGTGTCCTTCTCCATCATCCTGATGAACCTTCTGGTGCCGCATATCGAACGCTTGACACGTCCCAGGGCATTTGGAAAGGAGCGTGTGAAAGTTGAAGATTGA
- a CDS encoding FMN-binding protein, translating into MKIDRKEVLTPALTLFVICLVTAVLLAGTNLMTRDKIVEINQQSESASRQLVLPSAKDFENSKDGTYAIGKNGNSLAGYVFTTKTKSYGGDLKVMTGIDKDGKITGVVLLAISDTPGLGLNAEKESFRDQYKKAVPENGFEVIKSGTASDTQIEAMTGATITSKAVTTCVNDAIKQYQKVKGGE; encoded by the coding sequence TTGAAGATTGACAGAAAAGAGGTGCTCACCCCCGCCCTCACACTGTTTGTGATCTGTTTGGTCACCGCGGTCCTGCTGGCGGGCACAAACCTGATGACGCGCGATAAAATCGTGGAGATCAACCAACAGTCCGAATCCGCTTCCCGCCAGCTTGTGCTTCCTTCCGCGAAGGATTTTGAGAATTCCAAAGACGGTACGTACGCGATCGGCAAAAACGGAAACTCGCTTGCCGGATATGTGTTTACCACCAAGACAAAAAGCTACGGCGGCGACCTGAAGGTGATGACCGGCATTGATAAAGACGGCAAAATCACCGGCGTCGTCCTGCTGGCCATCAGCGATACGCCGGGCCTCGGCCTGAATGCGGAAAAAGAAAGTTTTCGCGATCAGTACAAAAAGGCCGTCCCCGAAAACGGGTTTGAAGTCATTAAATCCGGCACGGCTTCGGACACGCAGATCGAGGCGATGACGGGCGCCACCATTACGAGCAAAGCTGTCACCACATGCGTGAACGACGCAATTAAACAATATCAGAAAGTAAAGGGGGGCGAATGA
- the phnX gene encoding phosphonoacetaldehyde hydrolase, with protein sequence MQKEKIQAVIFDWAGTTIDYGCFAPLGAFLETFRSSGVEITLEEARQPMGLSKINHIRALLGMPRIAALWKKKYGRLPEDSDVRKLYQQFVPALTAVLGNYSELIPGVVETVEELRKTGLKIGSTTGYTDQMMKIVVPSAAKRGYAPDCVFTSDGLPAGRPYPWMCYQNAIRLGVYPMRRMVKVGDTVSDIQEGVNAGCWSIGVVEGSSELGLRLEEKAVMSPKAFQEKCDAARAHFLSAGAHFVINTLKELPALTEKINGLLSEGQNP encoded by the coding sequence ATGCAAAAAGAAAAAATTCAAGCGGTGATCTTTGACTGGGCGGGAACGACGATCGATTATGGATGCTTTGCCCCGCTCGGCGCTTTTTTGGAGACATTCAGAAGCAGCGGCGTGGAGATTACGCTGGAAGAGGCGAGACAGCCGATGGGACTGTCGAAGATCAACCATATCCGTGCGCTGCTCGGCATGCCGAGAATAGCGGCTTTATGGAAGAAAAAATATGGAAGGCTTCCGGAGGACTCCGACGTCCGGAAGCTGTATCAGCAGTTTGTACCGGCGCTGACCGCGGTCCTGGGCAATTATTCGGAGTTGATTCCCGGTGTCGTGGAGACAGTGGAGGAACTTCGCAAAACCGGTCTGAAAATCGGTTCCACGACGGGATATACCGACCAGATGATGAAAATCGTCGTCCCGTCGGCGGCAAAACGCGGATACGCCCCGGACTGCGTTTTTACTTCGGACGGGCTGCCGGCAGGCCGTCCTTACCCGTGGATGTGCTATCAAAATGCCATTCGGCTCGGCGTGTACCCCATGCGCCGCATGGTGAAGGTCGGGGATACCGTCAGCGATATTCAGGAAGGTGTCAACGCCGGCTGTTGGAGCATCGGCGTCGTGGAAGGCAGCAGCGAGCTTGGCCTGCGCCTGGAAGAGAAGGCTGTTATGAGTCCAAAAGCGTTTCAGGAAAAATGTGATGCTGCAAGGGCTCATTTTCTAAGCGCGGGGGCCCATTTTGTGATCAATACCCTGAAAGAACTGCCCGCTCTGACAGAAAAGATCAACGGCCTGCTTTCAGAGGGGCAAAACCCCTGA
- the rsxC gene encoding electron transport complex subunit RsxC translates to MELTFPAKPFKTHGGADVPHNKNTAQTESAVMPPPAQVVLPMQQHAGAPCAPLVNVGETVLVGQKIADSGAFISAPIHASVSGRVSAIKKVMLPGGQYTDAVVIDSDGQMAVSPDVKPPATETPEAFTKAIRESGLVGLGGAGFPAHVKLHVPKDKKLDTMIVNAAECEPYITADNREAIENSWDVLSGIYAVADLLKLERVIIAVEDNKPDVIEILKKIADSKTNDPEDRVRILPLHARYPQGAEKVLIKACTDREIPMGKLPADVGCLVMNITSVSFIAKYLKTGMPLVTKRVTVDGSAIRNPQNVIVPIGTKIADMIEFCGGYRSEPKKLLMGGPMMGLALASDELPVLKQNNGILAFGEKEARMNAPTACIRCGRCVDGCPMNLIPTQLEKYSNAKDVEKLQEYDVMTCMECGTCAFNCPAGRPLVQAIRLGKGLVKAGGKK, encoded by the coding sequence ATGGAATTGACATTTCCGGCCAAGCCATTCAAAACGCATGGCGGTGCGGACGTTCCCCACAATAAGAACACGGCGCAGACTGAGTCCGCCGTGATGCCGCCTCCGGCACAGGTGGTGCTGCCCATGCAGCAGCATGCAGGCGCTCCCTGCGCTCCGCTTGTAAACGTCGGCGAAACCGTTCTGGTGGGACAGAAAATTGCGGACAGCGGCGCATTCATCAGCGCTCCGATTCATGCGAGCGTCTCAGGCAGAGTCAGCGCGATCAAAAAGGTCATGCTGCCCGGCGGACAGTACACCGACGCGGTTGTCATCGACTCCGACGGTCAGATGGCCGTTTCCCCGGACGTAAAACCGCCGGCAACGGAAACGCCGGAAGCGTTTACGAAGGCGATCCGGGAATCGGGGCTGGTAGGACTTGGCGGCGCGGGGTTCCCGGCGCACGTAAAGCTCCATGTTCCAAAGGATAAAAAGCTCGACACCATGATTGTCAACGCGGCGGAATGCGAACCGTACATAACAGCGGACAACCGCGAGGCGATTGAAAATTCCTGGGATGTGCTTTCGGGGATTTACGCCGTGGCGGATCTGTTAAAGCTGGAACGCGTGATCATTGCCGTTGAAGACAACAAGCCGGACGTCATTGAAATTCTGAAAAAAATCGCGGACAGCAAAACAAACGACCCGGAAGACCGTGTGCGCATTCTTCCCCTGCACGCGCGTTATCCGCAGGGCGCTGAAAAGGTACTGATCAAGGCCTGTACGGACCGCGAAATCCCGATGGGAAAGCTGCCCGCCGACGTGGGCTGCCTCGTGATGAACATTACCTCTGTTTCCTTTATTGCCAAATACCTGAAAACAGGGATGCCGCTTGTGACAAAGCGGGTCACCGTCGACGGATCGGCGATCCGGAATCCACAGAATGTCATTGTCCCAATCGGCACAAAGATCGCCGACATGATTGAATTCTGCGGCGGGTACCGGTCGGAGCCGAAAAAACTTTTAATGGGCGGCCCCATGATGGGTCTTGCCCTGGCCAGCGACGAGCTTCCAGTGTTGAAGCAAAACAACGGTATCCTCGCGTTCGGAGAAAAGGAAGCCCGGATGAACGCGCCGACCGCCTGCATCCGCTGCGGCCGCTGTGTGGACGGCTGTCCTATGAATCTGATCCCCACGCAGCTTGAAAAATACTCCAATGCCAAGGATGTTGAAAAGCTTCAGGAATATGACGTCATGACCTGCATGGAATGCGGCACCTGCGCCTTCAACTGCCCGGCGGGCAGACCCCTTGTACAGGCCATCCGGCTTGGCAAGGGACTGGTAAAAGCGGGAGGTAAAAAATAA
- the rsxE gene encoding electron transport complex subunit RsxE, whose amino-acid sequence MSKTPWQEFSKGIIKENPVLRLVLGTCATLALSTSASNAIGMGLATTFVLVGSNTVISLLRRVIPDKVRIPCYITLIAGFVTIVQMLIEAYSPSLKAALGIYLPLIVVNCIILGRAEMFANKNKVLPSVLDALGMGAGFTATLLVMGIIRELLGAGTVFGFPITAGFVSPIIIFLLPPGGFFVFGMMIALANKLAAEKGAEPAELGCQNCPLCGSCSMMAEKEKECAGK is encoded by the coding sequence ATGTCGAAAACTCCATGGCAGGAATTCAGCAAAGGCATCATCAAGGAAAATCCTGTTCTTCGCCTTGTACTCGGCACCTGCGCCACGCTTGCGCTGAGCACCTCTGCAAGCAACGCGATCGGCATGGGTCTTGCCACGACCTTTGTGCTGGTGGGGTCCAATACGGTTATTTCCCTGCTGCGCAGGGTCATTCCGGACAAGGTGCGTATTCCTTGCTATATCACGTTGATCGCGGGATTTGTCACCATTGTACAGATGCTGATCGAAGCGTATTCCCCCAGCCTGAAAGCGGCGCTCGGCATCTACCTTCCCCTGATTGTCGTGAACTGCATCATTCTGGGCAGGGCCGAGATGTTCGCGAACAAAAACAAGGTCCTTCCGTCCGTTCTGGACGCCCTGGGTATGGGCGCCGGCTTTACCGCCACGCTGCTGGTGATGGGCATCATCCGCGAACTTCTGGGCGCCGGAACGGTTTTCGGATTCCCGATTACCGCCGGATTTGTATCGCCCATTATCATCTTCCTGCTCCCTCCGGGAGGCTTCTTCGTGTTCGGCATGATGATTGCGCTGGCAAACAAGCTGGCTGCTGAAAAAGGCGCCGAACCGGCTGAGCTGGGCTGCCAGAACTGTCCTCTCTGCGGAAGCTGCTCCATGATGGCTGAAAAAGAAAAGGAGTGTGCGGGAAAATGA
- a CDS encoding GntR family transcriptional regulator, with amino-acid sequence MSDGHIVKTQLMKLKIADYVMGYIRTHRLSTDEMLPSENSLATQFGVSRNVVRGALDHLRSQGKVYARKGKGFFVAEKQQFIVYQQDVNVGFSETFQEPVYRYESKLLAWTLIRAKQVEKNIFGLSEGDQLYRLKVLRSVMGLPLAICYSEIPQRMVPELEQYLNSFYSLNDILVDKYGYAHPICKSVAVEVVLPTVSEIHLLGIDAGIPLLKETNVFEVPGGPVEYFQVYARSDRFKLKINF; translated from the coding sequence ATGAGCGATGGTCACATCGTGAAAACGCAGCTGATGAAATTGAAGATTGCAGATTACGTGATGGGTTATATCCGTACCCACAGGCTGTCCACGGACGAAATGCTGCCCTCGGAAAACTCCCTTGCGACCCAGTTTGGCGTCAGCCGCAATGTCGTAAGGGGAGCGCTGGACCATTTGCGTTCTCAGGGAAAAGTATACGCGCGCAAAGGGAAAGGCTTTTTTGTCGCGGAAAAGCAGCAGTTCATCGTCTATCAGCAGGATGTCAACGTCGGCTTTTCGGAAACATTTCAGGAGCCGGTATATCGCTATGAGAGTAAATTGCTGGCATGGACGCTGATCCGGGCCAAGCAGGTTGAAAAAAACATTTTCGGTCTTTCGGAGGGCGACCAGCTTTACCGGCTGAAAGTTCTGCGGTCCGTCATGGGTCTTCCCCTTGCCATTTGCTACTCTGAAATCCCGCAAAGAATGGTGCCGGAGCTGGAGCAGTATCTAAACAGCTTTTATTCGCTCAACGATATTCTTGTCGATAAATATGGCTACGCGCACCCGATCTGCAAGAGCGTGGCGGTCGAAGTGGTCCTGCCCACTGTTTCGGAAATTCATCTGCTCGGCATTGATGCCGGCATCCCCCTGTTAAAGGAAACCAATGTATTCGAGGTACCCGGCGGTCCTGTGGAATATTTTCAGGTTTATGCACGGAGCGACCGGTTTAAGCTGAAAATTAATTTTTAG
- a CDS encoding RnfABCDGE type electron transport complex subunit B, whose amino-acid sequence MNEILTPVLIVAGIGLLSGLILAIASIVMAVPKDEKAEAIRDMLPGANCGACGYSGCDGYAKALSSGEAKPGLCPVGGAAVAKAISEYLGCDPGDVESKVALVHCLGSYDNTTDKVEYEGIATCAGAAIVAGGVASCQYGCMGLGDCMNACQYGAISVCNGVAKIDPVKCRGCSMCVKACPKHLISFVPATKQAVVRCSNCDKGALTSKVCKVGCIGCMKCEKTCQHDAIHVVNSLAAVDPAKCVGCGDCAGVCPRHCITMFGV is encoded by the coding sequence ATGAATGAAATATTGACTCCGGTCCTGATTGTGGCCGGGATCGGCCTTTTATCAGGCCTCATCCTTGCGATTGCGTCGATCGTCATGGCCGTGCCCAAGGACGAAAAGGCCGAGGCAATTCGCGACATGCTGCCGGGAGCCAACTGCGGCGCCTGCGGATATTCCGGCTGTGACGGCTACGCAAAGGCGCTGTCCTCGGGCGAGGCGAAACCCGGACTCTGCCCGGTGGGCGGTGCGGCGGTAGCCAAAGCCATTTCCGAATACCTTGGCTGCGACCCGGGCGACGTGGAATCAAAGGTGGCTTTGGTCCACTGCCTTGGCAGCTATGACAATACGACCGATAAAGTGGAGTACGAAGGAATCGCGACCTGCGCGGGAGCGGCGATCGTCGCCGGCGGCGTGGCAAGCTGTCAGTATGGCTGCATGGGCCTGGGCGACTGTATGAACGCCTGCCAATACGGCGCGATCAGTGTTTGCAACGGCGTTGCCAAAATTGACCCGGTCAAGTGCAGAGGCTGTTCCATGTGTGTAAAAGCCTGTCCGAAACACCTGATTTCGTTTGTCCCCGCGACAAAGCAGGCGGTGGTCCGATGCAGCAACTGCGACAAAGGCGCCCTGACCAGCAAAGTCTGTAAGGTCGGCTGCATCGGCTGTATGAAATGTGAAAAGACCTGTCAGCACGACGCCATCCACGTTGTAAATTCCCTTGCGGCCGTCGATCCTGCCAAATGTGTCGGCTGCGGCGACTGCGCCGGCGTTTGTCCAAGGCACTGCATTACCATGTTCGGAGTGTAA
- a CDS encoding electron transport complex protein RnfA: MIKGLFAIFLAAILTENYILNKFLGICPFLGVSKKLDTATGMSIAVTVVMVISTAATWPIYTYVLVPLDLAYLQTIVFILIIAALVQFIETVLKKYIPSLYNALGIYLPLITTNCAVLGVTMLVIEKGQSDPTFGFIQSLVNAFGSGIGFLVAMVIFAGVRERIENNDIPKSLQGLPITLVAASLTAVSFLGFQGLVDGMLG; this comes from the coding sequence ATGATCAAAGGATTATTCGCTATTTTTTTGGCTGCCATACTGACCGAAAACTACATCCTCAATAAATTTCTGGGCATCTGCCCTTTTCTGGGCGTTTCCAAAAAGCTCGACACCGCAACCGGCATGAGCATTGCGGTCACCGTCGTCATGGTGATTTCCACTGCGGCGACGTGGCCGATTTATACCTATGTACTGGTTCCGCTGGACCTCGCGTACTTACAGACGATCGTGTTTATTCTGATTATTGCGGCCCTCGTTCAGTTTATTGAGACGGTATTGAAAAAATACATTCCTTCCCTGTACAACGCGCTCGGCATTTACCTCCCTCTCATTACCACCAACTGCGCTGTGCTCGGTGTAACCATGCTGGTCATTGAGAAAGGCCAGTCCGACCCGACCTTCGGCTTTATCCAGTCGCTTGTAAACGCGTTTGGCTCCGGCATCGGCTTTCTGGTGGCCATGGTTATCTTCGCGGGCGTGCGGGAAAGAATTGAAAACAACGATATTCCAAAATCTCTTCAGGGTTTGCCGATCACACTGGTTGCCGCGTCGCTGACAGCCGTGTCGTTTCTCGGCTTTCAGGGCCTTGTTGACGGCATGCTGGGTTAG
- a CDS encoding glycerate kinase family protein translates to MKKVLLIPDSFKGTMSSSEICTIMEKSIHRYYPHAEIISIPVADGGEGSVESFLTAVGGEKVQLSVKGPYFEEVQSFYGCLPDHTAVVEMAAAAGLPLAGDNRHAEKTTTYGVGQLIEHAAKAGCKKIIVGLGGSATNDGGAGAAAALGVRFMNAEGQSFIPVGETLCNIASIDVSGLSPALAGVELITMCDIDNPLCGPQGAAAVFGPQKGADEAMVKVLDGNLTHMAAVVKRDLGKDIIHLAGAGAAGGMGGGMVAFFGSRLQMGIETVLDTVHFNSLLEGADLVFTGEGKIDFQSLRGKVVIGVARRAKEKGVPVIAVVGDIGDNIEGMYDQGVNAIFSINRVAVPFDEAKKRSRSDLMLTMDNLMRLISLVG, encoded by the coding sequence ATGAAAAAGGTCTTACTAATCCCTGATTCTTTTAAGGGGACGATGTCGTCCAGTGAAATATGCACCATTATGGAAAAGTCCATTCATCGTTATTACCCCCATGCGGAAATAATCAGCATTCCAGTGGCAGACGGCGGTGAGGGAAGTGTGGAATCCTTTTTAACTGCCGTTGGGGGTGAAAAGGTGCAGCTTTCTGTAAAAGGACCCTATTTTGAAGAGGTACAGAGCTTTTACGGGTGTTTGCCTGACCATACTGCAGTAGTGGAAATGGCTGCCGCGGCAGGTCTGCCTCTGGCAGGGGATAATCGACATGCAGAAAAAACCACAACCTACGGTGTCGGTCAGTTGATAGAGCATGCGGCAAAGGCGGGCTGTAAAAAAATTATTGTCGGTCTTGGCGGCAGTGCTACCAATGACGGGGGCGCAGGTGCTGCGGCTGCGTTAGGTGTCCGCTTTATGAATGCAGAAGGCCAATCTTTTATCCCTGTCGGCGAAACTTTATGCAACATTGCTTCAATTGACGTCAGCGGACTCAGCCCGGCTCTTGCGGGAGTAGAGTTGATCACAATGTGCGATATTGACAACCCTCTGTGCGGACCCCAGGGCGCCGCAGCGGTATTCGGACCGCAAAAAGGTGCAGATGAGGCGATGGTAAAAGTGCTGGATGGCAATCTTACGCATATGGCAGCGGTGGTAAAAAGAGATCTGGGGAAAGACATCATTCATCTTGCAGGCGCCGGCGCCGCAGGCGGAATGGGCGGCGGTATGGTGGCTTTTTTCGGCAGCAGGCTGCAAATGGGCATTGAAACCGTGCTGGATACGGTTCATTTCAATTCGCTTCTTGAAGGCGCGGATTTGGTATTTACTGGCGAGGGTAAAATCGATTTTCAATCGCTGCGCGGCAAGGTAGTGATCGGTGTAGCACGCCGCGCAAAAGAAAAGGGAGTCCCCGTTATCGCCGTTGTGGGTGATATTGGTGATAATATTGAAGGAATGTACGATCAGGGGGTCAATGCCATTTTCAGTATCAATCGTGTTGCGGTACCGTTTGACGAAGCAAAAAAGCGCAGCAGGAGCGACCTCATGCTTACTATGGATAACCTTATGCGCCTTATTTCACTGGTTGGGTAA
- a CDS encoding sugar diacid recognition domain-containing protein: MKNVNFMGEGGVIITTMQPARRGQVHEGARRIMSGEIDELAIGMEDAKKLQGTLLGYNRVVACISKANRLYRPVRIPEKNASVSASGNYHC, translated from the coding sequence ATAAAAAATGTAAACTTTATGGGTGAAGGCGGAGTTATCATCACAACAATGCAGCCGGCACGACGGGGACAAGTTCATGAAGGTGCAAGGAGAATTATGTCCGGAGAAATTGATGAACTTGCCATTGGTATGGAGGATGCAAAAAAATTACAGGGCACATTACTCGGCTACAATAGGGTTGTTGCCTGTATAAGCAAAGCGAATAGGCTGTATCGGCCTGTCAGGATACCCGAAAAAAATGCGTCCGTTTCAGCATCTGGCAACTATCATTGTTAG
- a CDS encoding 2-aminoethylphosphonate aminotransferase, with protein sequence MQSVKRNILLTPGPATTTDTVKMAQVVPDICPREREFGNVMEWIRQQLTRIVHGDPAKYTAVLFCGSGTINIDVAINSLLPAEKKILFLNNGFYSSRAVDACQAYGLPYVELNFPIDELPDLELTEKTLQANPDIAIVYTTHNETGTGILNPVREIGALAHRHGAVFVADTTSTYALLPIDMERDNIDFLMASAQKGLMAMAGLSFIVGNEAMIRKTKDYPTRSYYCNLYMQYQYYKTTGQMHFTPPVQTVYALQKALEEFWEEGESAKYARHRRVWKKIHECSERLGLRDIIRKELQSGLVVTFKYPADPNWDLDKIHDYCYERGFTIYSGIISGTFRLCSLGAIDEQDVEDFFRVFEAALRVQKICVPVRY encoded by the coding sequence ATGCAATCGGTCAAAAGAAATATTCTTCTTACTCCCGGGCCGGCAACAACAACCGACACGGTTAAAATGGCACAGGTCGTTCCGGATATCTGCCCCAGAGAACGGGAATTCGGGAATGTCATGGAATGGATTCGCCAGCAGCTGACCCGCATTGTACATGGGGATCCCGCAAAATATACCGCCGTGCTGTTCTGCGGGTCGGGTACTATAAATATCGACGTCGCAATCAATTCGCTTTTGCCCGCGGAGAAAAAGATTCTGTTTCTGAATAACGGATTCTACAGTTCACGCGCGGTCGATGCCTGTCAGGCCTATGGGCTGCCGTATGTGGAACTGAATTTTCCGATTGACGAGCTGCCCGATCTGGAGCTTACGGAAAAAACTCTTCAGGCCAATCCCGATATTGCGATTGTATACACCACCCACAATGAAACGGGAACCGGCATCCTGAATCCTGTCAGAGAGATCGGCGCGCTGGCTCACCGGCACGGCGCCGTGTTTGTGGCCGACACAACATCCACCTACGCGCTGCTTCCCATCGACATGGAACGGGACAACATCGACTTTCTGATGGCGTCCGCCCAAAAGGGGCTGATGGCTATGGCGGGCCTTTCTTTTATTGTCGGCAACGAAGCCATGATCCGAAAGACGAAGGACTACCCCACGCGTTCCTATTATTGCAATCTTTACATGCAGTACCAATATTACAAAACGACGGGACAGATGCATTTTACGCCTCCGGTCCAGACCGTTTACGCGCTTCAGAAAGCGCTCGAGGAGTTCTGGGAGGAGGGTGAGTCCGCAAAATACGCACGCCACCGCAGGGTGTGGAAAAAAATCCATGAATGCAGCGAAAGGCTTGGGCTCCGGGACATCATACGCAAAGAGCTCCAGAGCGGGCTGGTCGTTACCTTCAAATATCCCGCGGACCCAAATTGGGATCTCGATAAAATCCACGACTATTGCTATGAGCGGGGATTCACCATTTATTCCGGCATCATTTCCGGCACTTTTCGGCTTTGCAGTCTGGGGGCGATCGATGAGCAGGATGTAGAAGATTTTTTCAGGGTTTTTGAAGCCGCGCTGCGCGTTCAAAAGATTTGCGTACCGGTTCGGTACTGA
- a CDS encoding aspartate aminotransferase family protein — protein sequence MNMENRCQTEGDTNLSELRLTWQEKFLSTEAADLIERDRRAFFSQSLSTPCLNAVQSADGIYLYDLDGRSYMDFHGNSAHQLGYRNPYVMKALHAQLEDLSFVPRRYTSETPVRLAEQLTELWSGWPAKVLFAPGGSEAVEMAVKLARRYTGRYKTISMWDSFHGATLGSISVGGERDFRCGIGPLLPGDIHIPPYNSFRCVFGRCGDCGLKCLDYLEYVLKMEGDVAALIMEPVRATDVQIPPAEYFERIRSLCDHYGILLIFDEIPTALGRTGTFFAHEHFGVRPDMVILGKGLGGGAVPFAALLADGRFDCAGDISLGHFTHEKSPLGAAAGLAVIECIRKEHLLEHTAVLGSLMARRLKDMQKRNPIIGDVRCIGLLGCLELASGRENGEQAVRMAERVLYRCLENGLSFKVSKGSCIILSPPLIVTEEQLCRALDILEQAIASQ from the coding sequence ATGAATATGGAAAACCGTTGTCAAACAGAGGGAGACACGAACCTGTCGGAACTGCGCCTTACATGGCAGGAGAAATTTCTGAGCACGGAAGCAGCGGACCTGATCGAAAGGGATCGCAGGGCTTTTTTCTCCCAGTCCCTTTCAACTCCCTGTCTCAACGCCGTGCAGAGCGCCGACGGCATTTACCTGTATGATCTCGACGGAAGGAGCTATATGGACTTCCACGGAAACAGCGCCCATCAGCTCGGCTACCGCAACCCATATGTGATGAAAGCGCTGCACGCGCAGCTTGAAGACCTTTCGTTCGTGCCGCGCCGGTACACCAGCGAGACACCGGTCCGCCTTGCGGAACAGCTGACCGAGCTTTGGAGCGGGTGGCCCGCGAAGGTCCTTTTCGCGCCGGGAGGCTCCGAGGCGGTGGAAATGGCGGTCAAGCTTGCCAGAAGATACACCGGGCGCTATAAAACCATTTCCATGTGGGATTCCTTTCATGGGGCTACCTTAGGGTCCATTTCCGTGGGCGGCGAAAGAGATTTCCGCTGCGGAATCGGTCCGCTGCTGCCCGGAGACATCCATATCCCCCCGTATAATTCCTTTCGCTGTGTGTTTGGCCGCTGCGGCGACTGCGGCCTGAAATGCCTGGATTATCTGGAATATGTGCTGAAAATGGAAGGGGACGTCGCCGCGCTGATTATGGAGCCGGTAAGGGCCACGGATGTGCAGATACCTCCCGCTGAATATTTTGAAAGAATACGGAGCCTTTGTGACCATTACGGAATTTTATTGATATTTGACGAAATTCCCACCGCTTTAGGAAGAACGGGTACTTTTTTCGCGCACGAGCATTTCGGGGTCAGGCCGGACATGGTAATTCTGGGGAAAGGCCTGGGCGGAGGCGCGGTTCCGTTTGCCGCCCTGCTGGCGGACGGACGTTTCGACTGCGCGGGGGACATTTCATTGGGACACTTTACGCATGAGAAAAGCCCGCTGGGAGCGGCGGCGGGGCTGGCGGTAATCGAATGCATCCGAAAGGAACATCTGCTGGAGCACACGGCCGTACTCGGCAGCCTGATGGCGCGGCGGCTGAAGGATATGCAAAAACGTAATCCAATCATCGGCGATGTGAGGTGCATCGGTTTGCTGGGATGCCTGGAACTGGCGTCAGGCCGGGAGAACGGAGAGCAGGCGGTCCGGATGGCGGAGCGCGTACTGTACCGCTGCCTTGAAAACGGGCTGAGCTTCAAAGTCTCGAAAGGCAGCTGCATCATCCTCTCTCCCCCGCTGATTGTTACGGAGGAGCAGCTTTGCCGCGCCCTCGACATTTTGGAACAGGCCATAGCCTCGCAATGA